Proteins from a genomic interval of Xiphophorus maculatus strain JP 163 A chromosome 7, X_maculatus-5.0-male, whole genome shotgun sequence:
- the LOC102224061 gene encoding tubulin alpha chain-like: protein MRECISVHVGQAGVQMGNTCWELYCLEHGIQPDGQMASSSPTGPEDSFTTFFSETGAGKYVPRAIFVDLEPTVIDEVRTGKYRQLFHPEKLISGKEDAANNYARGHYTIGKEIIDLVLDRTRKLADQCTGLQGFLIFHSFGGGTGSGFTSLLMERLSVDYGKKSKLEFAIYPAPQVSTAVVEPYNSILTTHTTLEHSDCAFMVDNEAIYDICRRNLNIEHPTYTNLNRLISQIVSSITASLRFDGALNVDLTEFQTNLVPYPRIHFPLATYAPVISSEKAYHEQLSVAEITNACFEPDNQMVKCDPRRGKYMACCLLYRGDVVPKDVNVAISNIKTKSSIQFVDWCPTGFKVGINYQPPTVVPGGDLAKVQRAVCMLSNTTAIAEAWARLNHKFDLMYAKRAFVHWYVGEGMEEGEFSEAREDMAALEKDYEEVGIDSFEEEEEGDEY from the exons CGTGAATGCATCTCTGTCCATGTGGGCCAGGCGGGTGTGCAGATGGGGAACACCTGCTGGGAGCTCTACTGTCTGGAACATGGTATCCAGCCAGATGGCCAGATGGCAAGCAGTTCCCCCACAGGTCCTGAGGACTCCTTCACCACTTTCTTTAGTGAGACAGGTGCTGGGAAATATGTCCCAAGGGCAATTTTTGTTGATCTGGAGCCCACTGTCATTG ATGAAGTGAGAACAGGAAAATACCGTCAACTCTTCCATCCTGAAAAGCTGATCTCTGGAAAGGAAGATGCTGCGAACAACTATGCCAGAGGTCATTACACTATTGGCAAAGAGATCATAGATCTTGTTTTGGACAGAACACGTAAACTG GCTGATCAGTGCACTGGTCTGCAAGGTTTCCTCATCTTCCACTCCTTTGGTGGTGGTACCGGCTCTGGTTTTACCTCCCTGCTAATGGAGAGGCTGTCTGTTGATTATGGGAAAAAGTCAAAGCTTGAGTTTGCCATCTATCCGGCACCCCAGGTTTCTACAGCAGTAGTGGAGCCTTACAACTCCATTCTAACCACCCACACCACCCTGGAGCACTCCGACTGTGCTTTCATGGTGGACAATGAGGCCATCTATGATATTTGCCGCAGGAACCTTAATATCGAACATCCCACCTATACCAATCTGAACCGCCTTATCAGCCAAATTGTGTCTTCAATCACAGCATCTCTCCGCTTTGACGGAGCCCTGAATGTTGACCTGACAGAGTTCCAGACCAACTTGGTGCCTTATCCCCGTATCCACTTCCCTCTGGCCACTTATGCTCCAGTGATCTCTTCTGAGAAAGCCTACCATGAGCAGCTGTCTGTGGCTGAGATCACAAATGCCTGTTTTGAACCAGATAATCAGATGGTGAAGTGTGACCCACGTCGTGGTAAATATATGGCCTGCTGTCTGCTGTATCGTGGTGATGTTGTACCCAAAGATGTAAATGTAGCCATTTCTAATATTAAGACCAAAAGCAGCATCCAGTTTGTGGACTGGTGTCCCACAGGTTTCAAGGTGGGGATCAACTACCAGCCTCCAACTGTGGTTCCTGGAGGAGACCTTGCTAAGGTGCAAAGAGCTGTGTGCATGCTGAGCAACACCACTGCTATCGCTGAGGCCTGGGCCAGGCTTAACCACAAGTTTGATCTCATGTATGCCAAGAGAGCCTTTGTCCACTGGTATGTTGGAGAGGGAATGGAGGAGGGAGAGTTCTCAGAGGCCAGAGAAGATATGGCTGCTTTGGAGAAGGATTATGAAGAGGTGGGCATTGACTCAtttgaagaagaggaggaaggcgatgaatattaa
- the pofut2 gene encoding GDP-fucose protein O-fucosyltransferase 2, whose amino-acid sequence MAYSPLHIPLICVAPTHSFSPFLLSVFVAFAALQTIQSEDVFSASRTASVSISAARDLRYLLYDVNPPEGFNLRRDVYIRMASLVKTLRKEGDDWVLVLPPWGRLYHWQSPDIHQVRIPWGEFFSLTSLQANVPVIEYEEFIAENGGPFIDQVLVLQNYAEGWTDGRWEEKVDERACIEKLLYTKDKQGYYRGWFWGYEETRARNVTCLSAQGHASIIAPVLQKNFTAISVMLDRAETLLHDHYAGKDYWNTRRSMVFVKHLRLIGDDFRAKYLNSTDDTDRTLYNENWTRMKSKPGSAIGGPYIGVHLRRKDFIWGHRDDVPSLKGAAKKIRSVMKKHKLQTVFVATDADGEELRELKRLLPDMVRFEPSKEDLELLRDGGVAIIDQWICAHARFFIGTSVSTFSFRIHEEREILGFDPKTTYNRFCGDSEKQCEQPTHWKIVY is encoded by the exons ATGGCGTATAGCCCACTGCATATACCTCTTATATGTGTGGCACCAACGCATTCGTTTAGCCCTTTCCTTTTGTCTGTTTTCGTCGCTTTTGCAGCATTACAAACAATACAATCCGAAGATGTGTTCAGTGCGAGCCGCACGGCTTCAGTGTCAATCTCTGCAGCAAGGGATCTTCG GTACCTTTTATATGATGTAAACCCACCTGAAGGGTTTAATTTGCGAAGAGATGTCTACATCCGCATGGCCTCACTGGTCAAGACTTTGAGGAAAGAAGGGGATGACTGGGTATTGGTCCTCCCCCCTTGGGGTCGACTCTATCACTGGCAAAGTCCTGATATCCACCAGGTTCGTATCCCATGGGGAGAGTTCTTCAGCCTGACCAGCCTGCAAGCCAACGTACCTGTTATTGAGTATGAGGAATTTATTGCTG AAAACGGAGGGCCTTTCATAGACCAGGTGCTTGTGCTACAGAACTATGCCGAAGGATGGACTGATGGAAGATGGGAGGAAAAAGTTGATGAGCGTGCATGCATTGAGAAGCTACTGTACACCAAAGATAAACAGGGCTACTACAG gggCTGGTTTTGGGGCTATGAAGAAACAAGGGCTCGAAATGTGACATGTTTATCAGCTCAAGGCCATGCATCCATCATAGCCCCAGTTCTTCAGAAAAACTTCACAGCAAT ctcagtCATGCTTGACAGAGCAGAGACTCTCCTACATGATCACTATGCTGGAAAAGACTACTGGAAT ACCCGGCGCAGCATGGTTTTCGTCAAGCACCTGCGACTCATAGGGGATGATTTCAGAGCAAAATATCTGAACTCCACAGATGACACAGACCGTACACTATATAATGAAAACTGGACCCGCATGAAA TCCAAGCCTGGCTCTGCTATAGGAGGTCCATATATTGGGGTTCATCTTCGCAGGAAGGACTTCATCTGGGGTCACAGAGATGATGTGCCCAGCCTGAAAGGGGCAGCCAAAAAGATACGCAGTGTGATGAAGAAACACAAGCTTCAGACAGTGTTTGTTGCAACTGATGCAGACGGAGAAG AACTGAGAGAGCTGAAAAGATTGTTGCCAGACATGGTGCGGTTTGAGCCATCCAAAGAGGATCTGGAGCTGCTCAGAGATGGAGGAGTGGCTATTATTGACCAGTGGATATGTGCTCATGCAAG GTTCTTCATTGGGACATCAGTTTCCACCTTCTCTTTTCGGATTCACGAAGAAAGAGAAATCCTGGGGTTTGATCCCAAAACCACGTACAACCGATTCTGTGGAGACTCTGAGAAACAATGTGAACAGCCCACACACTGGAAAATTGTTTATTAA